Proteins found in one Borrelia hispanica CRI genomic segment:
- a CDS encoding chromosome replication/partitioning protein, with protein sequence MSKNTIVLNDREKGLINLSQEEEYENYKLALKKSMINDIENKIQIMEILYNIKTKNLYLIDGYKSFETFINKFLIKKTQAYSYLKIYEYVLKGDLSINDIKQRGVVDVYKSIKSNETAKQKSKVNLIKPLRFQLKTEQAYKFYKENPKLTSFILEEIFYNDRKILEQLKLKYRNFKND encoded by the coding sequence GTGTCAAAAAATACGATTGTTTTAAATGATAGAGAGAAAGGTTTGATAAATCTTTCTCAAGAAGAAGAATATGAAAATTACAAACTTGCTCTAAAAAAAAGTATGATTAATGATATTGAAAATAAAATCCAAATAATGGAAATTTTATACAATATAAAAACCAAAAATCTTTATCTTATCGATGGCTATAAAAGTTTTGAGACCTTTATCAATAAATTTTTGATCAAAAAAACTCAGGCATATTCATATTTAAAAATATATGAATACGTATTAAAAGGTGATTTAAGTATAAATGATATCAAACAAAGGGGAGTGGTAGATGTTTATAAAAGTATAAAATCAAATGAGACTGCTAAACAAAAATCAAAAGTAAATTTAATAAAACCATTAAGATTTCAACTTAAAACAGAACAAGCTTATAAATTTTATAAAGAAAATCCTAAACTTACAAGTTTTATCTTGGAAGAAATTTTTTACAATGATCGAAAAATTTTAGAACAATTAAAACTCAAGTATAGAAATTTCAAAAATGATTGA
- a CDS encoding ParA family protein, with product MNQKKTEIITISNIKGGVGKSVLTIIFSYILKDIGKKVLIVDLDPQNSLTSYFIKSIKNLEINNIYEFLKENIDLNFDKYLNRINDNICLIPSHPNLHLFNQQVDSYKVLSLKHRLKRFLPNYDFDYILIDTPPNLDSLLDNALHITDKLVVPIQVERFSVESLSILMKYISKISMYIDKDIDISIVENQFIKNRNTFKDIENVIQEKYGYLIKGKIHFTNKIKVFTNNLQEPSHKEIYYQECMDCLSNILKIKI from the coding sequence ATGAATCAAAAAAAAACGGAAATAATTACAATTTCAAATATCAAAGGTGGTGTTGGGAAGAGCGTCCTAACCATTATTTTTAGTTACATCTTAAAAGATATTGGAAAAAAAGTTTTAATTGTAGATTTAGATCCCCAAAATAGTCTCACTAGTTATTTTATAAAATCAATAAAAAACTTAGAAATCAATAATATATATGAATTCTTAAAAGAAAATATTGATTTAAATTTTGATAAATATCTAAATAGAATAAATGATAATATATGTCTCATCCCATCTCATCCCAATTTACATCTTTTTAATCAGCAAGTAGACTCGTATAAAGTGCTTTCTTTAAAGCATAGATTAAAAAGGTTTTTACCCAACTATGATTTTGATTATATTTTAATTGATACTCCACCTAATTTGGATTCACTTTTGGATAATGCATTACATATTACAGATAAACTTGTTGTACCTATTCAAGTCGAAAGATTTTCGGTTGAAAGTTTATCCATATTGATGAAATATATTTCAAAAATTTCTATGTATATAGATAAGGATATCGATATATCAATAGTAGAAAATCAATTTATCAAGAATAGAAATACTTTCAAAGACATAGAAAATGTAATTCAAGAAAAATATGGTTATTTAATTAAAGGAAAAATTCATTTCACTAATAAAATAAAGGTCTTTACAAATAACTTACAAGAACCCAGTCATAAAGAAATTTATTACCAGGAATGTATGGATTGTTTAAGTAATATATTAAAAATTAAAATTTAA